The window GTTGCCGAATCGTTTACTTCAATTTATACTAATCAAGTTCAATTTTACCTAAATTTTCGTCAACAGTTCGTTCACCTGCTATAATGCGTAAAACTGTACGACGGCGTGGCAAAGTTTTGGAATGCAGACGTTTCAGAATGCGAATATTTTCTTCTTCAACGACACGACGCGACGTCAAACGGCCCCGTACTCCTCGCTGGACGGTGACTCGTCGCTGGGTGGTGGCCGAGGTGGTCTGGGAGGTCTGGGGGGTCTGTGATGATGCACAACAGGAGCTGGCCTCCTCGGAGGCGGCGGAGGATGAGTACCGTAGGAGGTGTCGTCCCCCTCCTCGCTACTAGGTGAAGGTGACGGTGCTCTGTCTTCTTGTTCTTGCAACAGCTGTCGAAACTCTTGAATGGACTCGTTCAGGGACCAAAGTTGGGAGAGCAGTGACAGATCCAGTTGTCGAAGTCCAAACTGCAAAACAATGGTTAAGAAAAATGATCCTCTACGGTACTTGAGCGACTGTATCGATAATTTCCAAACTTTTTGGAAGGTAGGTAGTTTGATTAACTTAGAATCAAATTGTATTTAGATTTTTGGCGAAGAATCATCGGTTGGATTATTATTTGTTGCTCGAACGAGCATCGCACAATGTATGCTCCATCCGACCAGACACGTTCACTTTTACCAAACGGTTGCCAAGGTAAATACTGTTTCGTGATTTACGAACTGAAACGACGTATTTCCAAGCAAGTAGCGACTCACCGGTCGTGGGAATGAAGGAAGAGGGAGTTAGATAGGAGGCGCAAAATGAGAATGGAAATGAGAGGTGTCGGCGTGCTGAGAAGGAAGGTGAAGAAGACGAAGAGGAAAGACCAGGTGGAGGTAGAAGGAACGAAGGTGAAAGAGAGCGGTCACAAAAAGGTGGCGAAGGAGGGGAGTCACGCCTGAGGGAATGCAGCGTGGGAGCGGCTGTGCCAGTTCGCTTCGTGTCTGGATTGACTATTAAACTATTAGCCTAACTTCCAGCCAAACTATATGTTTCTGACGCCGATTAATATTCCACGCATCCCATATCCAATATTCCATTTACGTATGTACATAATTGTTCCTATAAAACGCGTACCAGTGAAAATATGCAAATCCATTGACACTATTTCTACCGCG of the Colletes latitarsis isolate SP2378_abdomen chromosome 9, iyColLati1, whole genome shotgun sequence genome contains:
- the LOC143345533 gene encoding protein FAM89A-like isoform X2; the protein is MSSLQGLPPLPRSLSGFNLSGGREGCEPPPPPTRSSSKTQRGGKTSIQSSSRPSPPARQLTTLDTQLAILRREMFGLRQLDLSLLSQLWSLNESIQEFRQLLQEQEDRAPSPSPSSEEGDDTSYGTHPPPPPRRPAPVVHHHRPPRPPRPPRPPPSDESPSSEEYGAV